A DNA window from Callospermophilus lateralis isolate mCalLat2 chromosome X, mCalLat2.hap1, whole genome shotgun sequence contains the following coding sequences:
- the Slc6a8 gene encoding sodium- and chloride-dependent creatine transporter 1 — translation MAKKSAENGIYSVSGDEKKGPLIAPGPDGAPAKGDGPAGLGAPGGRLAVPPRETWTRQMDFIMSCVGFAVGLGNVWRFPYLCYKNGGGVFLIPYVLIALVGGIPIFFLEISLGQFMKAGSINVWNICPLFKGLGYASMVIVFYCNTYYIMVLAWGFYYLVKSFTTTLPWATCGHTWNTPDCVEIFRHEDCANASLANLTCDQLADRRSPVIEFWENKVLRLSAGLEVPGALNWEVTLCLLACWVLVYFCVWKGVKSTGKIVYFTATFPYVVLVVLLVRGVLLPGALDGIIYYLKPDWSKLGSPQVWIDAGTQIFFSYAIGLGALTALGSYNRFNNNCYKDAIILALINSGTSFFAGFVVFSILGFMATEQGVHISKVAESGPGLAFIAYPRAVTLMPVAPLWAALFFFMLLLLGLDSQFVGVEGFITGLLDLLPASYYFRFQREISVALCCALCFVIDLSMVTDGGMYVFQLFDYYSASGTTLLWQAFWECVVVAWVYGADRFMDDIACMIGYRPCPWMKWCWSFFTPLVCMGIFIFNVVYYEPLVYNNTYVYPWWGEAMGWAFALSSMLCVPLYLLGCLLRAKGTMAERWQHLTQPIWGLHHLEYRAQDADVRGLTTLTPVSESSKVVVVESVM, via the exons ATGGCGAAGAAGAGTGCCGAGAACGGCATCTACAGCGTGTCCGGCGACGAGAAGAAGGGCCCCCTCATCGCGCCCGGGCCCGACGGGGCCCCGGCCAAGGGCGATGGCCCCGCCGGCCTGGGGGCGCCTGGCGGCCGCCTGGCTGTACCACCACGAGAGACTTGGACGCGCCAGATGGACTTCATCATGTCGTGCGTGGGCTTCGCCGTGGGCCTGGGCAACGTGTGGCGCTTCCCCTACCTGTGCTACAAGAACGGCGGAG GTGTGTTCCTTATTCCCTATGTCCTCATTGCCCTGGTTGGAGGAATCCCCATTTTCTTCCTGGAGATCTCACTGGGCCAGTTCATGAAGGCCGGCAGCATCAACGTCTGGAATATCTGTCCTTTATTCAAAG GCTTGGGCTATGCCTCCATGGTGATCGTCTTCTACTGCAACACCTACTACATCATGGTGCTGGCCTGGGGCTTCTATTACCTGGTAAAGTCCTTCACCACCACTCTGCCCTGGGCCACGTGTGGCCACACCTGGAACACTCCTGACTGTGTGGAGATATTTCGCCACGAAGACTGTGCCAATGCCAGCCTGGCCAATCTCACATGTGACCAGCTTGCTGATCGTCGGTCCCCTGTCATCGAGTTCTGGGA GAACAAAGTCTTGAGGCTCTCTGCAGGGCTGGAGGTGCCAGGGGCCCTCAACTGGGAGGTGACCCTATGTCTGCTGGCCTGCTGGGTCCTGGTCTACTTCTGTGTGTGGAAGGGAGTCAAGTCAACAGGAAAG ATCGTGTACTTCACTGCTACATTCCCCTATGTGGTCCTTGTCGTGCTGCTGGTGCGTGGAGTGCTACTGCCTGGGGCCTTGGATGGCATCATCTACTATCTCAAGCCTGATTGGTCAAAGCTGGGGTCACCTCAG GTATGGATAGATGCTGGGACCCAGATTTTCTTCTCTTACGCCATCGGCCTGGGGGCCCTCACAGCCCTGGGCAGCTATAACCGCTTCAACAACAACTGTTACAA GGATGCCATCATCCTGGCACTCATCAACAGCGGGACCAGCTTCTTTGCTGGCTTTGTGGTCTTCTCCATCCTGGGCTTTATGGCCACAGAGCAGGGCGTGCATATCTCCAAAGTGGCTGAATCAG GGCCAGGCCTGGCCTTCATCGCCTACCCCCGGGCTGTCACGCTGATGCCTGTGGCCCCACTCTGGGCTGCTCTGTTCTTCTTCATGCTGCTGCTGCTCGGACTGGACAGCCAG TTTGTaggtgtggagggcttcatcaccgGCCTCCTCGACCTCCTCCCGGCTTCCTACTACTTCCGTTTCCAAAGGGAGATCTCCGTGGCCCTCTGCTGCGCCCTCTGCTTTGTCATCGACCTCTCCATGGTGACAGAT GGTGGGATGTATGTCTTCCAGCTATTTGACTACTACTCAGCCAGTGGCACCACCCTGCTCTGGCAGGCCTTCTGGGAGTGTGTGGTGGTAGCCTGGGTGTATG GAGCTGATCGCTTCATGGATGACATTGCCTGTATGATTGGGTACCGACCTTGCCCCTGGATGAAATGGTGCTGGTCCTTCTTTACCCCGCTGGTCTGCATG GGTATCTTCATCTTCAATGTTGTGTACTATGAGCCGCTGGTCTACAACAATACCTACGTGTACCCGTGGTGGGGCGAGGCCATGGGCTGGGCCTTTGCACTCTCCTCCATGCTGTGTGTGCCCCTCTACCTGCTGGGCTGCCTCCTCAGGGCCAAGGGAACCATGGCAGAG